The Apium graveolens cultivar Ventura chromosome 6, ASM990537v1, whole genome shotgun sequence genome contains a region encoding:
- the LOC141668373 gene encoding UPF0496 protein At4g34320-like, with product MGCVVTKTSKVNPPESTPTTLPDLTSYEAACRLDPELRSFDSAVHHRTTTLLNSLSGTFDVRSVSLDSLGEVTKSLLEMDQDVVRILLECKKDIWKNQELFDLVDEYFKNSVETLNFCNALNNCLKRARDSQFNLNVAIRQFDEEKRDGSREFSLTLREFEKLKLGGDPFGDEFFVLFESIYTKQMAMLSKLQIEKGKLDKKLKSMKKWRKLSNVLFVATFTTVLICSVVAVAIAAPPVLAALAAAAALPLGSMGKWVNSIWKRYENEVKEKKGLFGSMELGSFIVIKDLDNIRVLVEKLEIKMESLLHNADFALGEREAVELAIDEIKKELSGFMQTIEDLSRYADKCSRDVGMARTLILHKMIKYPSA from the coding sequence ATGGGCTGTGTTGTCACCAAGACTTCAAAAGTCAACCCACCAGAGTCAACTCCCACAACTCTACCTGATCTAACTTCATATGAGGCTGCTTGTAGACTTGATCCTGAGCTCCGATCATTTGATTCCGCCGTGCACCATCGCACAACCACCCTACTCAACAGCCTCTCCGGCACCTTTGATGTTCGGTCAGTTTCACTTGATTCTCTTGGTGAAGTCACTAAAAGTTTACTTGAAATGGACCAAGATGTTGTGAGAATTTTATTAGAATGTAAGAAAGATATTTGGAAAAATCAAGAATTGTTTGATTTAGTTGATGAGTATTTTAAAAACAGTGTTGAAACTTTGAATTTTTGTAATGCACTTAATAATTGTTTAAAGCGAGCCCGTGATAGTCAGTTTAATCTTAATGTTGCTATTCGACaatttgatgaagaaaagagAGATGGGTCTAGGGAATTTTCGCTTACACTGCgagaatttgagaagttgaaGTTGGGTGGGGATCCTTTTGGGGATGAGTTTTTTGTGTTGTTTGAGTCGATTTATACTAAACAAATGGCCATGTTGAGTAAGTTGCAGATTGAGAAGGGTAAACTTGATAAGAAGTTGAAGTCGATGAAGAAATGGAGGAAGTTGTCGAATGTTTTGTTTGTGGCTACTTTTACTACTGTTTTGATATGTTCTGTGGTGGCGGTTGCGATTGCTGCTCCTCCGGTGTTGGCTGCATTAGCGGCTGCAGCTGCATTGCCATTGGGGTCGATGGGGAAGTGGGTGAATTCAATTTGGAAGAGGTATGAAAATGAAGTTAAAGAAAAGAAGGGGCTTTTTGGTTCAATGGAGCTCGGGAGTTTTATTGTTATTAAGGATTTGGATAACATTCGGGTGCTTGTTGAGAAATTGGAGATTAAAATGGAGTCATTGTTGCATAATGCTGATTTTGCACTTGGAGAAAGAGAGGCTGTGGAATTGGCTATAGATGAGATCAAGAAAGAGTTGAGTGGGTTTATGCAAACGATTGAGGATTTGAGCCGTTATGCTGATAAGTGTAGCCGAGATGTTGGAATGGCAAGAACCTTGATTTTGCACAAGATGATCAAATACCCAAGTGCCTGA